DNA sequence from the Pelagibaculum spongiae genome:
CGTTCCTGGCTGAATATTCGCAGCTCCATGAATGAAGAGTGCTTGTATTTCCTCATCCAGAGATAGTTCTTCAAATTCTATACTTATTATTATCCAATGGCCTTTCCAAGAACCCAAGCCTCTATTGAAATCCAACTCGCTTAATTTATACGCTGAACGAATCATGTTATCATCAAGGAGCAGTCTGATAGCGCGGAATAAATTTGTTTTTCCTGATCCATTCTCTCCGATTACGGTATTTATTCCTTTATTAAATAAAAGCTCAGCATTTGAGAAGTTTCTATAGTTAACAAGGTTGAGCTTAGATATATGCATTCAGCATTTATTCCCTTTTTGTTTGTGTCTATCGAATCAATTAACTCAACTCGCAGAGGCTTATAACAGCGACCTATACCGCATTTTTGCCGCATAGTCTTATATAAATGTGAAAGGCAGATTCTTCTTTTGCTCGCCACTAAGCCTTGAATCTAGCGGCCTGCTTACCTTTTCACGCCTTGCTGGCGACAATATGTTTTGATTCCGTGTATGTCAATTGATTGAACTATCGGCAAAATGCCGCTGAACAGACGCGCATTGAAAAACACAACATAACCAATTGAAATTAAATGCATTTTCAGCGCCCTATTTAATCAACATATACGGTCAACTTTTGTTGAGTTTTGCCTGTCACCGCACAACAAACACAAGCAACATTTTATCCGCACCATCACTGACAGCTCGCTGGAAAAGCCCTCCTTTCCCCCATTCGCCTTCCCCACCTAAACCTGAGATAATCGCCGCCGCTGAAACAGGCCTGCCGAGACCCCAAAGGGTTGTCAGCTCGCCCGCCACCTCTTGCCAAATTGTTGAATGTTATGATCCCGTTAAGTCTGTATATCCATATCCCCTGGTGTGTTCGCAAGTGTCCTTACTGCGATTTCAATTCACATGAGCAGAAGTCTGCTTTGCCTGAGCAGCAGTATGTCTCTGCCTTGCTGGAGGATCTGGATCGTGAGTTAGATCTGTACTATCAGCGATCACTTGCCCGGCCTAATCAGCTGGAAAGCATCTTTATTGGCGGTGGCACACCGAGTTTGTTCTCACCCGAAGCGCTCAATTTGATGCTGCGTGGCATTGAACAGCGAATCGCTTTTGCGCCGAATATGGAAGTCACGCTTGAGGCGAATCCGGGTACTGCTGAAGCAGCTAAATTCAAGGAATATCGGGATATTGGGATCAATCGTTTATCGATTGGTGTGCAGAGTTTTCATGATCAGTTTTTACAAAAGCTGGGACGGATTCATGGCCGAAAAGAAGCCATTGCTGCGGCAGAAATGGCGCATGATGCAGGCTTTAAACGTTTTAATCTGGATTTGATGTTTGGCTTGCCCGGGCAAACGCCACAGCAAGCGATGGAAGACTTGCAAACCGCACTGGATCTGGAAGCACCGCATCTTTCCTGGTATCAGCTGACACTAGAGCCTAATACTGCGTTTTATCATAATCCGCCAACCCTGCCAGAAGACGATGCGCTGTGGGATATTCAACAAGCGGGCAGCCGTTTGTTAAATGATGCTGGCTTTAATCAGTATGAAATTTCTGCCTGGCAACGTGATGGCCAACCATCTCAGCACAATATGAATTACTGGAGCTTTGGTGATTACCTGGGCATTGGCGCTGGCGCACACGGCAAATTAACCTTGGCCAATCAGGCAGATGGGCTGGATATTATTCGCCGGCATAAATTCCGTAATCCTAAAGATTATTTAAATACTGAAAAAGGCTATCTGGCTGGCCAGAATAGCGTTCCAATGGAAGATCGCCCATTGGAGTTTATGATGAATGCGCTCAGATTAAAGTCCGGTGTTGCCAGTGAATTGTTTTTACAGCGGACTGGGTTAGAACTTTCTAGTACTGAAAGTTCAATCCAAAAAGCGATTTCATTAGGATTAATCAAGGAAGATAATTCAGTGATTGCACCGACCGAGAAAGGCTTTGGTTATTTGAATAATTTACTAGAAATTTTTGTTGGCGATCAAATAGTCGAGTTAAAATAACAAAATACTTAGGAGCGCGGGCGGCTCTCGCCCGCGCTCCCAACATTAAAAATCGTAATTAATTTGATGAAAATAACTAGAACCCGCCGCCAAGGCAGCATTGCATTTCGGTTTAATTCCGATGCGATAGAAATACTCGCCCCTCATAACATGCCGCTGGCTGAAATTCATCAGCTGGTGGCCGAAAATCGCCAGTGGCTGGAACAACAGCAGCAGCAACATTGCAACACGCCAATGGCAGCGGCCCAGCAAGCATTTCAAGCGGGTAAATCGGCTATGTTATTTGGCCAGCAATTGCCGATTGTTTTACAAGTTGGCCCGCTGGATGTCAGCCACAATATCAGCAACGACATCAGCAACGACATCAGCAACGACATCAGCAACGACATCAACAACGACATCAGCAATAACAGCCAACAAATTCTAGTTAGCCACCCACAAGCCTCCACCATTCAATCGGAAAGAATTCAGGCTTTAGTGACTGCTTATTGGCGTTATCAGGCAGAACAAACCATGACGCCGCTTAGCCATAAACTGGCTGAGAAGCTTGGCGTATCTATTAAGAAAATTAGCTACCGAAGAACTAAAAGTAAGTGGGGACATTGCACCACCGATGGTGAGCTGCAATATAACTGGATGATTGCCCAAGCACCCTTGGATGTTATTTACTATTTAGTGGCGCACGAAACCAGCCATTTAATTCACCACGATCATTCGCCCGCTTTTTGGAATTGCGTTGCGTCGCTTTGCCCCGATTGGAAAAAACAACGCCGCTGGCTTAAAGAGCACGGCAGCTGGTTAATGTTTTAATGACTCAGAAAAAAACACCCCAAAACTGCATTAAATATTACCTATCTTTTCTGACGTAACCTGGCAAGTTATCTAAAGTTTGTGTCAAGAAATTACTAATATTATTCAGCTGAGACACCATTGCATCCATCGCATTAAACTGTTTAAATAATCGCGCTTGGTATTGGGCGATTCGCCTGCCAAGATCTTCTCGGTCGGTATCCAAGCCATCAATCGATTTATTTAAACCGATTTTTCGTGAATTAAGCATGCCACTGTCGCTACCATCATCTTTAACACCGACCTTCAAAAAGCTATCGAGCAAAGTATCGGCCTGCTTACCCAAGCCTTGGCTGTAAGTAATTGAGCCATATGAGCCAGCAGAACCGGCATTAATCGTTAGCCTTAAACCTTCGGAGTCACCTGCGGTTGAAGTTAACGTTCGGCCTACGCCGGTCGCAGCTTCACCATTAATAGTGCCTTTAACACTTTGCCCGCTGGTGCCACCGCCAACAGCAAGGCCAAAGCTTTGCGAGCTGCCGGTTTGTTCGATTGAGTTAATTGCAACAGTTGAACCGCTGCCATAGCTGTTTGATGAAATTTCTAATCGGCCGTCAGTGTTATTCCAGGAAACAGAAACTGACGGGCTCTTTTCTGACAGCCCAGCATTAATTTGTTTTTCTATTTCAGCGGCTAATTCAGCGCCACTGGCATAATCACCTTGGGTTAGTTTTACCGTTGGCGTTTGGTGGCCATCAATTCGAAGCACCATTTCATCATTGCCATCATCAATGGTGAATTTCCCGCCATTGGCAAAGTCAGGCATTGTCGCAGTTGAATCACCAACCATTTTTCCGCGGGTCGCCGGCTGGGTGATTTCAACATCGTAGGTACCAGGTTTGGTTTTTGAATTAAAACTTAAAAAATCTACGCCGCTATTGGTATTCGCGCCCGATGGAATAAAGAAGTTTTTTACATCATCTAAATTGTTTTTAAGTGCCTTATCCAAACGGCCACTATCGTAGTCAGAAGCACTAAATTCTAACAGGCCCGTTTTTCGATTGGTTTTAACCCCTAAGTCGGCAAGACTACGAATGCTACTATCTTCGATAGTAGATTGGTCGGTCATCTTAGCTCGTACTTGATTTTGCAATGAACGAATTGACGCATCACCGGTAAATGCCCCTCGCTGATCTTCATCCTTGCTGGCTTTAGTTAAATTATTGGTCATATTCATAAAATCATTATATTTAGTGACCAGATTTTCTAATTCTTTTTTTATTGATGATGTATCGGCAGTTAAATCGACACGGATTTTAGTTCCGACATCGGCATTTTTAAGATCGAGCGTCACACCAGGAATAGCGCCTGCAACAGTATTGCTCTGTGAAGTCACCGCTATGCCATCAACTACCAACTGAGCAGAACCCGCTGCTTTAGTGGTTTGCATTACTGTCGTTGCCGGGTCGGTATAAGCAAATTGAGATAAACCTAACGCATCCGCTGAATTACCATCACCATCGGCAACATCAATTTTAAAAGCATTTTGCGAGCCGGTTTTATCACCATTCATCACCAACCGATAACCGCTACCATCATTGACAATCGATGCCTTAACACCAGCCTCGCTTTTATTAATGGCATCTCT
Encoded proteins:
- the hemW gene encoding radical SAM family heme chaperone HemW; translated protein: MIPLSLYIHIPWCVRKCPYCDFNSHEQKSALPEQQYVSALLEDLDRELDLYYQRSLARPNQLESIFIGGGTPSLFSPEALNLMLRGIEQRIAFAPNMEVTLEANPGTAEAAKFKEYRDIGINRLSIGVQSFHDQFLQKLGRIHGRKEAIAAAEMAHDAGFKRFNLDLMFGLPGQTPQQAMEDLQTALDLEAPHLSWYQLTLEPNTAFYHNPPTLPEDDALWDIQQAGSRLLNDAGFNQYEISAWQRDGQPSQHNMNYWSFGDYLGIGAGAHGKLTLANQADGLDIIRRHKFRNPKDYLNTEKGYLAGQNSVPMEDRPLEFMMNALRLKSGVASELFLQRTGLELSSTESSIQKAISLGLIKEDNSVIAPTEKGFGYLNNLLEIFVGDQIVELK
- a CDS encoding M48 family metallopeptidase, with amino-acid sequence MKITRTRRQGSIAFRFNSDAIEILAPHNMPLAEIHQLVAENRQWLEQQQQQHCNTPMAAAQQAFQAGKSAMLFGQQLPIVLQVGPLDVSHNISNDISNDISNDISNDINNDISNNSQQILVSHPQASTIQSERIQALVTAYWRYQAEQTMTPLSHKLAEKLGVSIKKISYRRTKSKWGHCTTDGELQYNWMIAQAPLDVIYYLVAHETSHLIHHDHSPAFWNCVASLCPDWKKQRRWLKEHGSWLMF
- the fliD gene encoding flagellar filament capping protein FliD, yielding MLASTGLSGFDVNGTVKQLVALERDPTLAKINRKEAIYQSQISALGNMKSSLSELEDAMERLSRPSSWNVISAKSSNTNALTVSAGSFGTATGNHQVEIQSLASNQTLASATSPSRDTSVGAGTLTISMGSWNADGTFNSSASDPVTITIDQNNDSLEGIRDAINKSEAGVKASIVNDGSGYRLVMNGDKTGSQNAFKIDVADGDGNSADALGLSQFAYTDPATTVMQTTKAAGSAQLVVDGIAVTSQSNTVAGAIPGVTLDLKNADVGTKIRVDLTADTSSIKKELENLVTKYNDFMNMTNNLTKASKDEDQRGAFTGDASIRSLQNQVRAKMTDQSTIEDSSIRSLADLGVKTNRKTGLLEFSASDYDSGRLDKALKNNLDDVKNFFIPSGANTNSGVDFLSFNSKTKPGTYDVEITQPATRGKMVGDSTATMPDFANGGKFTIDDGNDEMVLRIDGHQTPTVKLTQGDYASGAELAAEIEKQINAGLSEKSPSVSVSWNNTDGRLEISSNSYGSGSTVAINSIEQTGSSQSFGLAVGGGTSGQSVKGTINGEAATGVGRTLTSTAGDSEGLRLTINAGSAGSYGSITYSQGLGKQADTLLDSFLKVGVKDDGSDSGMLNSRKIGLNKSIDGLDTDREDLGRRIAQYQARLFKQFNAMDAMVSQLNNISNFLTQTLDNLPGYVRKDR